The proteins below are encoded in one region of Flavobacterium sp. IMCC34852:
- a CDS encoding glycosyltransferase, with amino-acid sequence MRLGFNPHKDVPQDPTEFKHQVVIPVYIPNQEGYFKDSFKNFQLCLESLFLTCHNKTFITIVNNGSCTEVKAYLNDLFETQKINELIHSENIGKLNAILKGLAGNNIELVTISDADVLFLENWQQETVAVFNQFPKAGVVGIVPQFRTFGHCCGNMIFDNLLTKKLKFKPVQNVEALKKFYYSIGWGDDYNPDYLKQILTIENGNHSAVVGSGHFVATYRKELFTEIPTYLGFKLGGTSERYLDEATLPYGLWRLTTNDNYAYHLGNVYEEWMTQEIQSFQNKENSIPELHALASFKKVSAFSYYLKNKLFIKFFNKRKYRRLFYKFIGLPKTMIQKY; translated from the coding sequence ATGCGCCTAGGATTCAACCCCCATAAAGATGTACCACAAGACCCAACCGAGTTCAAACATCAGGTGGTTATTCCGGTGTATATCCCTAATCAGGAAGGCTATTTTAAAGACAGTTTCAAAAATTTTCAGTTGTGTCTCGAATCCTTGTTCCTAACTTGTCACAACAAAACATTCATCACCATTGTCAATAACGGCAGTTGTACCGAAGTCAAAGCATATTTAAACGACTTGTTCGAGACCCAAAAAATCAACGAGCTAATTCATTCTGAGAACATTGGTAAACTTAATGCTATTCTCAAAGGTTTGGCCGGAAACAACATTGAATTGGTTACCATTTCCGATGCCGATGTATTGTTTTTAGAGAATTGGCAACAAGAAACCGTAGCCGTTTTTAATCAGTTTCCCAAAGCCGGTGTGGTTGGAATCGTACCACAGTTCCGCACTTTCGGACATTGTTGCGGCAATATGATTTTTGACAATTTGTTGACCAAAAAATTAAAATTCAAACCGGTCCAAAACGTTGAAGCCCTCAAAAAATTCTACTACAGCATAGGCTGGGGCGATGATTACAATCCCGATTATCTGAAACAGATTTTGACCATCGAGAACGGGAATCACAGTGCGGTTGTGGGTTCGGGACATTTTGTGGCAACCTACCGCAAAGAATTGTTTACCGAAATCCCGACGTATTTAGGGTTCAAATTAGGCGGCACTTCAGAAAGGTATTTGGATGAAGCGACTTTACCCTACGGTTTGTGGCGTTTGACCACCAATGACAATTATGCTTATCACCTCGGGAATGTGTATGAAGAATGGATGACCCAAGAGATTCAATCTTTCCAAAACAAAGAGAACTCCATTCCTGAATTGCATGCATTAGCCTCTTTTAAAAAAGTGAGTGCTTTTAGCTACTATCTCAAGAACAAGCTGTTTATCAAGTTTTTCAACAAAAGAAAATACCGCCGCCTTTTTTATAAATTTATTGGTTTGCCCAAAACCATGATTCAAAAATATTAG
- a CDS encoding FkbM family methyltransferase → MKNTIITFLLFLYHKVKRSHLLRKWIKQLIGSGKIVLDFNGFKMYAGVTSAIESNVVFNSYNEIKVLELISKLASKGYHFIDIGTNIGIHSLTAAKANSNIEIFSFEPESNNFTNFIQNIGLNQFDNIRPFKMGLGNFKGNTFMNINEGWNKGKHSLKVNFQENDKKITIPVNQLDSFKEYVTGNQLLLKIDVEGFEKEVLEGAKAVVSQVENAVIIIELVTEINSLETCNQIVNLLKEYSFDQIYKINAENQLATVHAYEGSADYVFLKGTEATKLLF, encoded by the coding sequence ATGAAAAATACAATTATAACTTTTTTACTTTTTCTTTACCACAAGGTCAAGCGCAGTCATTTGTTGCGAAAATGGATTAAACAATTAATCGGTTCGGGTAAAATTGTCCTTGATTTTAATGGGTTTAAAATGTATGCCGGCGTGACTTCGGCCATCGAATCTAATGTTGTTTTTAACAGTTATAACGAAATAAAAGTCTTAGAATTAATTTCAAAATTGGCTTCCAAAGGCTATCATTTTATAGACATCGGAACCAATATCGGAATCCATTCCCTCACTGCCGCTAAGGCCAATTCCAATATTGAGATTTTTTCTTTCGAGCCCGAATCCAATAATTTCACCAACTTTATCCAAAATATTGGGTTAAACCAATTTGACAATATCCGTCCGTTCAAAATGGGATTGGGCAATTTCAAAGGCAATACCTTTATGAATATCAATGAAGGTTGGAACAAAGGAAAACACTCTTTAAAAGTGAACTTTCAGGAAAACGATAAAAAAATCACGATTCCCGTAAACCAATTAGACAGTTTCAAGGAATATGTCACCGGAAATCAGTTGTTGCTTAAAATTGATGTCGAAGGTTTCGAAAAAGAAGTCCTAGAAGGCGCCAAAGCGGTGGTAAGTCAAGTTGAAAATGCGGTGATTATTATCGAATTGGTAACCGAAATCAACAGCCTGGAAACTTGTAATCAGATAGTGAATTTGCTCAAAGAATACAGTTTCGACCAAATTTATAAAATCAATGCTGAAAACCAATTGGCCACCGTTCATGCTTATGAAGGCAGTGCCGATTATGTTTTTCTAAAAGGAACGGAAGCGACTAAACTCTTATTCTAA
- a CDS encoding ABC transporter ATP-binding protein — MSSPIIKVENLSKAYQIGQIGTGTISRDIERFWLTKVRGKEDPFLKIGQTNDRSTKGDSDIVWSLKDVNFEINQGEAVGIIGKNGAGKSTLLKLLSRVTGPTTGEIKIKGRIASLLEVGTGFHPELSGKENIYLNGAILGMRKKEITRKLEEIIDFSGVERYIDTPVKRYSSGMYVRLAFAVAAHLESEILIVDEVLAVGDAEFQKKCLGKMGDISKGQGRTVLFVSHNMAAVQNLCSKGLLIENGQMMFQGNINETITTYLQGNAFSNDLLNVRGRKGNGKVKFERIDIYGENASESIISGKDLHLNLKLQNREKISSDRIRLDVRIEDDFGQRLCWVSSSLVDIDPQIVPQNINITFPRNTFNNGVYFATIYMTVDNEVADWIDNAFQIIVEEGDFFGNGMQVPNRQSKILMDFGMRFT; from the coding sequence ATGAGTAGTCCAATCATAAAAGTAGAAAACCTTTCAAAAGCCTATCAAATTGGGCAAATTGGAACCGGAACGATTTCAAGAGATATTGAGCGTTTTTGGCTAACCAAAGTGCGCGGTAAAGAAGATCCGTTTCTAAAAATCGGACAAACCAACGACCGAAGTACCAAAGGCGACAGCGATATCGTATGGTCTTTAAAAGATGTCAATTTCGAAATCAATCAAGGGGAAGCGGTTGGCATTATAGGTAAAAACGGCGCCGGAAAAAGTACCTTATTAAAATTATTGTCCAGAGTAACCGGACCAACCACCGGCGAAATCAAAATAAAAGGCAGAATTGCCAGTTTACTGGAAGTGGGAACCGGTTTTCATCCCGAATTATCCGGTAAAGAAAACATTTACCTTAACGGTGCCATTCTCGGAATGCGCAAAAAAGAAATCACCCGAAAACTAGAAGAAATCATCGACTTTTCAGGTGTAGAACGATACATCGATACTCCCGTAAAAAGGTATTCTTCCGGAATGTACGTGCGTTTGGCGTTTGCCGTAGCCGCGCATCTCGAAAGTGAAATCCTAATCGTTGACGAAGTATTGGCCGTAGGTGATGCCGAATTCCAAAAGAAATGTTTGGGCAAAATGGGTGACATCAGCAAAGGTCAAGGGCGAACAGTACTTTTCGTATCACACAATATGGCTGCGGTTCAAAATTTATGTAGCAAAGGCTTGTTGATAGAAAACGGGCAAATGATGTTCCAAGGGAATATCAACGAAACCATTACGACTTATTTGCAAGGCAACGCGTTTTCGAACGATTTATTAAATGTCAGAGGCCGAAAAGGCAACGGTAAAGTCAAGTTTGAACGCATAGATATCTACGGTGAAAATGCTTCAGAAAGTATCATTTCGGGGAAAGATTTGCACCTCAATTTAAAACTCCAAAACCGAGAGAAAATCTCTAGCGACAGAATCCGATTGGATGTGCGCATCGAAGATGATTTCGGTCAGCGTTTGTGTTGGGTCAGCTCGAGTTTGGTTGACATCGACCCACAAATCGTTCCCCAAAACATCAACATCACTTTCCCAAGAAATACGTTCAATAACGGAGTTTATTTTGCCACGATTTACATGACCGTCGATAACGAAGTAGCCGATTGGATTGACAATGCTTTCCAAATCATTGTTGAAGAAGGCGACTTTTTCGGCAATGGAATGCAAGTACCCAATCGTCAAAGTAAGATTTTAATGGATTTCGGAATGCGTTTTACCTAA